Proteins encoded together in one Catellatospora citrea window:
- a CDS encoding S8 family serine peptidase — MVAGGNAYAAAYVAGAAALVRAHHPKLTAAQVKQRLLATSDRVPRQVPDPQLGHGALDLYAAVTAVLPAERGAAVPNVPVPPADIARPQPVDDRAFRVAVAVAAAAGGLTVLMAAVALAAPRIRRRRARAR, encoded by the coding sequence GTGGTCGCCGGCGGCAACGCCTACGCGGCGGCATACGTCGCCGGGGCCGCCGCGCTGGTGCGCGCACATCACCCGAAGCTGACCGCCGCACAGGTCAAGCAGCGGCTGCTGGCGACGAGCGACCGGGTGCCCCGGCAGGTGCCGGACCCGCAGCTCGGCCATGGCGCGCTCGACCTGTACGCCGCCGTCACCGCGGTGCTGCCCGCCGAGCGCGGCGCGGCCGTGCCGAACGTGCCGGTCCCGCCCGCCGACATCGCCCGCCCGCAGCCGGTCGACGACCGCGCCTTCCGGGTCGCGGTGGCCGTCGCCGCCGCGGCGGGTGGCCTGACCGTGCTGATGGCGGCCGTGGCGCTGGCCGCGCCGCGGATCCGCCGCCGGCGTGCCCGTGCGCGCTGA
- a CDS encoding S8 family serine peptidase — MRRVTRWSRLGLAAVLAFAGMPVPAAAAAADCAPPARTVVPDLPWAQQWLRPQRIWPLTQGAGITVAVLDSGVDAQVRQLQGRVEPGLDVLAGGRADDDCLGHGTFVAGIVAAGSQPEVGFAGLAPQARILPLRVAVDDDQPPPETVLATAIGTAAQRGARVIVVGTPMVRAGAQLRAALEEAQARDALVVAASWGSTDREVPVDPWVGERILSVGGFDPEGGLVSGTAAPVDLMAPGAGVLSLGPAAPGTWSPAATPTRRHTSPGPPRWCAHITRS, encoded by the coding sequence ATGCGACGCGTGACACGCTGGAGCCGACTGGGCCTGGCGGCGGTGCTGGCCTTCGCCGGGATGCCGGTGCCGGCGGCCGCGGCGGCAGCCGACTGCGCCCCGCCGGCCCGCACCGTCGTCCCGGACCTGCCCTGGGCCCAGCAATGGCTGCGCCCGCAGCGGATCTGGCCGCTGACCCAGGGCGCGGGCATCACCGTGGCGGTCCTGGACTCGGGCGTCGACGCGCAGGTCCGCCAGCTGCAGGGGCGGGTCGAACCCGGGCTGGACGTGCTCGCCGGCGGCCGCGCCGACGACGACTGCCTGGGCCACGGCACGTTCGTCGCGGGCATCGTGGCCGCGGGCAGCCAGCCGGAGGTCGGCTTCGCCGGGCTCGCCCCGCAGGCGCGGATACTGCCGCTGCGGGTCGCCGTCGACGACGACCAGCCGCCACCGGAGACGGTGCTCGCCACGGCGATCGGCACGGCCGCGCAGCGCGGCGCGCGTGTGATCGTGGTCGGCACGCCCATGGTGCGGGCCGGGGCGCAGCTGCGCGCCGCGCTGGAGGAGGCCCAGGCCCGTGACGCCCTGGTCGTCGCCGCCTCGTGGGGATCGACCGACCGCGAGGTGCCGGTGGACCCGTGGGTCGGCGAGCGGATCCTGTCGGTCGGCGGCTTCGACCCCGAGGGCGGCCTGGTGTCGGGCACCGCGGCCCCGGTCGACCTGATGGCGCCCGGCGCCGGGGTGCTCAGCCTCGGCCCCGCGGCTCCGGGCACGTGGTCGCCGGCGGCAACGCCTACGCGGCGGCATACGTCGCCGGGGCCGCCGCGCTGGTGCGCGCACATCACCCGAAGCTGA